The genomic interval TATTGTATTAGGTCTTAATGATGCTTTAGTTGAATTCACAGGTGCTATTGCTGGATTTACCTTTGCTTTGGCAAGTAGTCAACTGGTTGCTAAAGCAGGATTAATTGCAGGAATTGCAGCTTCCTTATCAATGGCAAGTAGTGAATATTTAGCAACTAAGCATGAAGAGAACCAACGATTCGCAATAATTTCAGCGTTCTATACAGGAATGGCTTATTTGATTGCAGTATCATTAATGATTTTTCCCTATTTTATTTTTGAACAATTATTTGTGTGTTTAGGAATAATGATCAGTATTGTTGTTTTGATTATTTTTTTATTTAATTACTATATTTCGATTGCTAAAGAACTATCCTTTAAAAAAAGATTTATAGAAATGCTTTGTATTAGTTTAGGAGTAGCTACATTATCATTTTTAATTGGATATTTAGTTAGAAATGTAATAGGTGTTGATGTATAAATATAACTGCCCCAAAAAAGGCAGTTATTTTGTTTTAATTGGATTTATATGATAAAATATGTGAGAAAATATATATAGGAGATGATATTATTGTTTGATAAAGATACTGTCCAAAAAATGTTGTTCCTACAAAAAGGTGAAATTACGGATTATATTATTTATAAAAAATTAGCTAGAAACCAAAAATCAGACCATAATAAAGAAATATTAAATAATATTGCAGAAGACGAATTAAATCACTATCATTTTTGGGAACAATATACAAAAACTAAAGTCAAACCAAATCGATTTAAAGTGTTTTTCTTCTTTTTTATTGCTCGTATATTTGGTTTAACTTTTGGGATTAAATTAATGGAACGTGGTGAAGTAGAAACACAAGAAGTTTACAATGAACTAAAAGATAAAATTTCGGGCATTCAACAATTAATTGATGATGAAGAAGAACATGAAAAAGAACTCATCGATGCATTAGATGAAGAGAAACTAAAATATGTAGGGTCTATCGTATTAGGACTTAATGATGCTTTAGTTGAATTAACAGGGACTTTAGCAGGGCTATCATTTGCTTTTGCTAATCCTAGATATGTCGCGTTAGCTGGTTTGATTACAGGAATTGCGGCTTCTTTGTCAATGGCGAGTAGTGAATATTTATCTACAAAGCAAGAATCTAGTCATGGATTTGCATTAAAATCAGCATTATATACAGGTGTTGCATATGTATTTGCCGTAGCGTTTATGATATTACCATATTTACTTCTAACTAATGTTTATGCTAGTTTATTATCCACAATTGTTATCGTTATCTTAATCATTTTTGTATTTAATTATTATATTTCAGTTGCTAAAGATTTTTCTTTCAAGAAACGGTTCTTTGAAATGGTTTCTATAAGTTTAGGCGTTGCTTTACTATCCTTTGGTATTGGTATACTTGTAAAATCATTCTTAGGAATCGATATTGGATAATATGAAAAAAGTTGAATTACTTGCTCCTGCAGGTTCCATAGCTGCTTTAAAAGCAGCTATCTCAAGTGGCGCTGATGCAGTCTATTTAGGTGGCGGTCAGTTTGGGGCAAGAGCA from Mycoplasmatota bacterium carries:
- a CDS encoding VIT1/CCC1 transporter family protein — its product is MMNESIIKKMLIVQKSEMTEHNFYRKIASLQKDEHNKKLLNHIADDELTHYEFWKAYTNVDVKGNIFRVLFYYFIVVLFGLTFGVRLMEKNQRKIKRLYHEINDEIGGIEDIINDENEHETMHINEIDEERLKYIGSIVLGLNDALVEFTGAIAGFTFALASSQLVAKAGLIAGIAASLSMASSEYLATKHEENQRFAIISAFYTGMAYLIAVSLMIFPYFIFEQLFVCLGIMISIVVLIIFLFNYYISIAKELSFKKRFIEMLCISLGVATLSFLIGYLVRNVIGVDV
- a CDS encoding VIT1/CCC1 transporter family protein produces the protein MILLFDKDTVQKMLFLQKGEITDYIIYKKLARNQKSDHNKEILNNIAEDELNHYHFWEQYTKTKVKPNRFKVFFFFFIARIFGLTFGIKLMERGEVETQEVYNELKDKISGIQQLIDDEEEHEKELIDALDEEKLKYVGSIVLGLNDALVELTGTLAGLSFAFANPRYVALAGLITGIAASLSMASSEYLSTKQESSHGFALKSALYTGVAYVFAVAFMILPYLLLTNVYASLLSTIVIVILIIFVFNYYISVAKDFSFKKRFFEMVSISLGVALLSFGIGILVKSFLGIDIG